In Erpetoichthys calabaricus chromosome 2, fErpCal1.3, whole genome shotgun sequence, a genomic segment contains:
- the rplp2l gene encoding ribosomal protein, large P2, like: MRYVAAYLLAVLGGNESPSSKDLKKILSSVGIEAEDVRMDKVIKELNGKKVQDVIDQGYSKLSCVSTGGTAAVSSSAGAAATASTGGATPAAAEEKKEEKKEESEESDGDMGFGLFD; encoded by the exons atGCGCTACGTTGCTGCTTACTTGCTTGCAGTCCTAGGGGGCAATGAAAGCCCCAGTTCGAAAGACCTAAAGAAGATCCTTAGCAGTGTTGGTATTGAAGCAGAAGATGTGCGAATGGATAAG GTCATCAAAGAGCTTAATGGAAAGAAAGTTCAAGATGTCATTGATCAGG GCTATAGCAAGTTGTCCTGTGTGAGTACTGGAGGCACGGCAGCAGTCTCAAGTTCTGCTGGAGCAGCAGCAACTGCTTCCACTGGTGGTGCTACGCCAGCTGCAG CTGAAGAGAAGAAagaggagaaaaaggaagaatcTGAAGAATCTGATGGTGATATGGGATTTGGACTTTTTGACTAG